Below is a window of Streptomyces spongiicola DNA.
GGTCTCGTACGCGGTCCTCCCGTACGTACTCGACGAGTACGCGCTGCTGCCCTGCGGCGGCGCGCTGGGCCGGGGCTGCGGCCCGCTCGTGCTCACCCGGGAGCCGGGCACCGACCTGAGCCGCGCGACGGTCGCCGTGCCGGGCGAGAGGTCGACGGCGTATCTGCTGTTCCGGCTGTGGGCGGCGGACGTGCTGCCGGACGGGGTCGGCAGGGTCGTCGTGCTGCCGTTCCACGAGATCATGCCGGCCGTGCGGGACGGCAGGGTGGACGCCGGACTCGTGATCCACGAGGCACGGTTCACCTATCCGGAGTACGGCCTGCACTGCCTCGCCGACATGGGCGAGCACTGGGAGACCACGACCGGGCTGCCGATCCCGCTCGGTGCGATCATCGCCAGGAGGGCACTGGGCCCGGAGCTGCTGAGTCTGCTGGCCGAGTCCGCCCGCACATCCGTCCGTATGGCCTGGGACGATCCGGAGGCATCACGTCCGTATGTGCTGGAGCACGCCCAGGAGATGGACCCGGCGGTCGCCGACCAGCACATCGGGCTCTACGTCAACGAGTTCACGGCCGACCTCGGCGAGGCGGGCTACTCGGCCGTCCGCGGCCTGCTCACACGTGCCGCGGCCGAGGGGCTCGTACCTCCCCTCGGCCGCGAGGCGCTGTCCTTCGTCTGAGAGCCGCGCCCACCGCTCGCCTCCGCCCGGGGCGCGCCCGGGCCTCGATCAACCGGTGGAGCGGCGCCGCGGGCCGGTGGGACGGTCCTACCCCGCCGACACGGCGGCACCTCCGGCCGGCGGCACCCCCCACCGACGGCACCTCCCACCGACGGGCACCTCCCGCCGACGGCGCCTCAGGCCGGTGCGGCGGCGACTCGGCCGGGCGTCCGCGCCGCAGGCCCGCGGGGCGGCGCGGCGCAGACCCCCTGGAGGTCAGACGTCGAGCTGGTCGGCGACCGCGCGCAGCAGACCCGCGATCTTCTTGCCGTGGGCCTTGTCCGGGTACCGGCCGCGCTCCAGCTGCGGGGTGATGTTCTCCAGCAGCGTCGTCAGGTCCTGCACGATCGACGCCAGTTCGTCCGGCTTGCGGCGCTGCGCCGCAGCCACTGACGGGGTCGGGTCGAGGACCGTGACCGAGAGTGCCTGGTCACCGCGCTGCCCCGCGACGACGCCGAACTCGACCCGCTGACCGGGCTTCAGGGAGTCGACTCCGTCAGGAAGCACCGACGAGTGGACGAAGACGTCACCGCCGTCGTCGCGGGAGAGAAAGCCGAAGCCCTTCTCGCTGTTGAACCACTTGACCTTGCCGGTAGGCACGTCTGTCCTCGTCCTCGTACTCGTCGGGAATTGCGAAAAACCGTCTGGATAGCAGTGCAGCGGGCCGCTCGACCCGCCACCACACAAGGCTAATGGTCCGGGGGCCGCTGACAAGACGTCCCCGGTGGTTCCCACGCGCTGGGAACTACCCTGGTCGAGTGACTCATGAAACCCAAGCGAATTCGGCCGGTCTCGGCGACGGGCTCGTCCGGGTCGGCGCGATCGTCTTCGTCATCGGCACGGTGGCCACTCTCGTCACCGTGGCCCCGCTGTTCCTCGGGACCGAACCGTTCCCGACCGCCGCGTACCTGGTGAGCATGCTGATGGGCGTCGGTTTCCTGATCGCCGGTACCGGTGTGCTCCGGTCGATCGCGGCGCAGCGCCGTCAGGCACGCCCCTCCGCCCTCTCTGCCCCCTCTGCCCCCTCTGCGCCGTCTGCGCCGTCTGCGCCGTCCGCGCCGTCCGCGCCGTCCGCATAGGGAACTCCGTCCGGTCCCTTCCGGCTACCGCTCATTCCGGCTACCGCTCATTCCGGCGCCGCGGCCCGTCGCCGTCAGCCTGCCGCCTCGGCCGCGTACCCGGCGAGCCAGACGGGGAAGGCGTCGAGGTCCGGCAGGACGACGTGTGCACCCGCCGCGCGCAGCTCGTGCTCGTCACACGGCCCGGTCGGCACGGCGACCGACAGCACCCCGGCGGTGCGCGCCCCGCGGACATCCCCGACGTGGTCGCCGACGTACACCCGGGCGTCGTGCTCGCGCAACGCCTCCGCCTTGGCCTCGGCCCACAGCCATCCGATGACTTCGTCGGGCTCGATGCCGAGATGGGCGAGGTGCATCACGGCGTTCGGCTCGTGCTTGGCGGTGACGACGATCGCCCGGCCGCCCAGCGCCTGGACGGCGGCCACGGCCTCCCGGGCACCGGGCATCGCGGGGGTCGGGGATATCGCGTACTCGGGGTAGAGCCGGCGGTAGCGATCACCCATCTCCAGGATCCGGTCGTCCGGGAACCAGTACGCGAGTTCCTGCTCCAGCGGCGGCCCCAGCCGGGTCACCGCCAGGTCGGCGTCTATCCACACCCCGGTCTCCGTGGAGAGCGCCCGGTAGGCGGCCCTGATGCCGGGACGCGAGTCGATCAGGGTCATGTCGAGGTCGAATCCGACCGTGAGCGGTCGCGTCAGCGGTTCCGAGGCCATGCGTGCCATTGTGCCCGGGGACGGCCGGGCAGCCGGGCAGCCGGGCAGCCGGGCGGCCGGGCAGCCGGACGACTGAGGCGCTGGGGCAGTGGCGACGATGCGAGACCCCGCGGCGGCGGCGCGTAGCCAGCGGCGGCCCGGCGCACCGGAGCCGTGGCCCGGGCGCGGAGCCGTGGGCTGGAACGGCGCGGGGAGCCGACGGCTGCGAGAGGGCGGAGAACCAGCGACCGTGCGGACGAGCAGCCGACTGGGCCGGGCGAGCGGGGAGCCGGCCGCACCGGGGCGGGCAGGGGAGTCAGTTACTCCGGCGCGGGCACGAGAGTGAGTGGCGCCGGCGCGGGCAGGGGAGTCAGCGCGGCTCCCGCCCCCGCGCGTCGAGCAGCTGCGTGGCGCAGGCGCGGGCAGGAGGGTCAGTGGCGCCGGGCGCGCCAGAGGAGGAAGAGGGCGGACGCCACCGCCGCGCCGCGTACGACCCATGGCCACGCACCGGTCAGAGCCTCTCTCATCGCCTCGCCGCCCGGGGCCATCGGATCGCCCCACCGGCCCTCGACGCGGCCCCAGACCCACACCGCCGCGCTCGTGGCCACGAGGCCCGGGATACCGAGGACCGCCCATTTCGCCTCGGCGCGGGACAGGGTGCGGGTT
It encodes the following:
- a CDS encoding cold-shock protein — encoded protein: MPTGKVKWFNSEKGFGFLSRDDGGDVFVHSSVLPDGVDSLKPGQRVEFGVVAGQRGDQALSVTVLDPTPSVAAAQRRKPDELASIVQDLTTLLENITPQLERGRYPDKAHGKKIAGLLRAVADQLDV
- a CDS encoding 1,4-dihydroxy-6-naphthoate synthase, translating into MSKIKIAYSPCPNDTFVFDAWAHGRIPGAPRLDVTFADIDITNGMAERGEFDVLKVSYAVLPYVLDEYALLPCGGALGRGCGPLVLTREPGTDLSRATVAVPGERSTAYLLFRLWAADVLPDGVGRVVVLPFHEIMPAVRDGRVDAGLVIHEARFTYPEYGLHCLADMGEHWETTTGLPIPLGAIIARRALGPELLSLLAESARTSVRMAWDDPEASRPYVLEHAQEMDPAVADQHIGLYVNEFTADLGEAGYSAVRGLLTRAAAEGLVPPLGREALSFV
- a CDS encoding HAD family hydrolase, encoding MASEPLTRPLTVGFDLDMTLIDSRPGIRAAYRALSTETGVWIDADLAVTRLGPPLEQELAYWFPDDRILEMGDRYRRLYPEYAISPTPAMPGAREAVAAVQALGGRAIVVTAKHEPNAVMHLAHLGIEPDEVIGWLWAEAKAEALREHDARVYVGDHVGDVRGARTAGVLSVAVPTGPCDEHELRAAGAHVVLPDLDAFPVWLAGYAAEAAG